From Caulobacter segnis, a single genomic window includes:
- a CDS encoding glutamate--cysteine ligase — protein MADTASVQERPLTLADLTDYFAQGSKPKEAFRVGAEHEKFGFYLGSHGPVPYEGDKGVHALLTGLQRFGWKPVMEGPTIIGLERNGANVSLEPGGQFELSGAPLATMHDICEETGQHLDEVKTVADELGLGFVGLGFSPLWKREEVPVMPKGRYVIMRNYMPKVGNLGLDMMLRTCTVQANLDFSSEADMVAKFRMSLALQPIATALFANSPFTEGKPNGFLSARANVWTDTDPNRTGLLDFVFEDGFDFERYARYALDVPMYFVKRGDKYIDVAGRSFRDFIEGKLPELPGEIATIKDWADHTTTAFPEVRLKTYLEMRGADAGPWSRLCALPALWTGVFYDDAALAAAWDLCKAWTIEDREGLRRDVPRLGLKAQVAGRTAQDVAKDFVAIAKSGLKNRAQLNGGFLDETIYLGELEQIADSGITPAEKLLSLYDGEWRGDIGRVFTDCAY, from the coding sequence ATGGCCGACACCGCTAGCGTCCAAGAGCGTCCGCTGACGCTCGCCGATCTGACCGACTATTTCGCGCAAGGGTCCAAGCCCAAGGAGGCCTTCCGCGTGGGGGCCGAGCACGAGAAGTTCGGGTTCTACCTGGGGTCGCACGGGCCTGTTCCCTACGAAGGCGACAAGGGCGTCCACGCCCTGCTGACCGGCCTGCAACGCTTCGGCTGGAAGCCGGTCATGGAAGGCCCGACGATCATCGGCCTGGAGCGCAACGGCGCCAATGTCAGCCTGGAGCCGGGCGGCCAGTTCGAGCTGTCGGGCGCGCCGCTGGCGACCATGCACGACATCTGCGAGGAGACCGGCCAGCACCTGGACGAGGTCAAGACCGTCGCCGACGAACTGGGCCTGGGTTTCGTGGGCCTGGGCTTCTCGCCGCTGTGGAAGCGCGAAGAGGTGCCGGTCATGCCCAAGGGCCGGTACGTCATCATGCGCAACTACATGCCCAAGGTCGGCAACCTCGGTCTCGACATGATGCTGCGCACCTGCACGGTGCAGGCCAATCTGGATTTCTCCAGCGAAGCCGACATGGTCGCCAAGTTCCGCATGAGCCTGGCTCTGCAGCCGATCGCCACGGCCCTGTTCGCCAATTCGCCGTTCACGGAAGGCAAGCCGAACGGCTTCCTGTCTGCCCGGGCCAACGTCTGGACCGACACCGATCCGAACCGTACGGGCCTGCTGGATTTCGTGTTCGAGGACGGTTTCGATTTCGAGCGCTACGCCCGCTACGCCCTCGACGTGCCGATGTACTTCGTCAAGCGCGGCGACAAGTACATCGACGTCGCTGGCCGATCCTTCCGCGACTTCATCGAGGGCAAGTTGCCCGAGCTGCCTGGCGAGATCGCCACGATCAAGGACTGGGCCGACCACACGACCACGGCCTTCCCCGAAGTGCGGCTGAAGACCTATCTGGAGATGCGCGGCGCCGACGCCGGCCCCTGGAGCCGCCTTTGCGCCCTGCCGGCGCTGTGGACCGGCGTGTTCTACGATGACGCCGCCTTGGCGGCGGCCTGGGACCTCTGCAAGGCCTGGACGATCGAGGATCGCGAGGGTCTGCGCCGTGACGTGCCCCGGCTGGGCCTGAAGGCCCAGGTCGCCGGCCGCACCGCCCAAGACGTGGCCAAGGACTTCGTGGCCATCGCCAAGTCGGGCTTGAAGAACCGCGCCCAGCTGAACGGCGGCTTCTTGGACGAGACCATCTATCTGGGCGAGCTGGAGCAGATCGCCGACAGCGGGATCACCCCCGCCGAGAAGCTGCTGTCGCTGTACGATGGCGAATGGCGGGGCGACATCGGCCGGGTGTTCACCGACTGCGCCTACTGA
- a CDS encoding TonB-dependent receptor plug domain-containing protein, whose translation MLFRTALLAGSLLAGNAYAQDATQAAHDDIYALGEVRVTARGSNGDLIGGTEIRAEDLRKFDKVSVDQALDLIPGASAGNSGGSRNERLVFIRGFDRFQTTLSIDGVRVFLPADNRIDFARFLTADLSEVQVSKGYVSVLDGPGGIGGAINLVTRTPSTPFEGEVRLGAGFDGDGSLNSNSVSGRVGGRTQHFYAQLSGARNERTHWALPDGYRPTTLENGGYRDHSDSEDWRVNAKVGFTPREGDDYSLTFTRQEGGKNAPFHVTDTASTRYWTWPYWNIDSLALLTRTQIAEHAYLKTRFYRNTFENGLFSWDNARQNTQTLGRAFRSYYDDVAYGGNVELGVQLTPSNTLKAAAFYRRDEHVEWQTSYAPALTEPRQTTTEATTSIALEDTQSFGQDVDLVVGVSRDHRDLSMAQDFNANAFVFYPLTSDSVWNGQAALVWRPTDTAQLHASVSSRARFPTLFERFSSRFGTAIPNPTVGPERAVNYELGARGDITPFVTVEGAVFYSDVRDALIAIPVALGAPFGTVSQTRNVGDGEYYGAEASVTARVSPNLTLGGNYTWLHRDFTDPTNAAFRPLNAPSHKLFAYADWTAGCLTLTPNIEAASKRWTVTSSSLITPARYYRTGAYVLVGLTARVAVTDKIDVLVGARNLLDQKYQLVDGFPEEGRNFRADLRVKF comes from the coding sequence ATGCTGTTCAGGACCGCTCTGCTCGCTGGCTCGCTGCTGGCCGGGAACGCCTACGCCCAAGACGCCACCCAGGCCGCTCATGACGACATCTATGCGCTGGGCGAGGTGCGGGTCACCGCGCGCGGCAGCAACGGCGACCTGATCGGCGGGACCGAGATCCGCGCCGAGGACCTGCGCAAGTTCGACAAGGTCAGCGTCGACCAGGCCCTGGACCTGATCCCGGGGGCCTCGGCCGGCAACAGCGGTGGTTCACGCAACGAGCGGCTGGTGTTCATCCGCGGCTTCGACCGCTTCCAGACCACCCTGTCGATCGACGGGGTGCGGGTGTTCCTGCCCGCCGACAACCGCATCGACTTCGCGCGCTTCCTGACCGCCGACCTTTCCGAGGTGCAGGTCTCCAAGGGCTATGTCTCCGTACTTGACGGCCCGGGGGGCATCGGCGGGGCGATCAACCTCGTCACCCGCACGCCCTCGACGCCGTTCGAGGGCGAGGTGCGGCTGGGCGCGGGTTTCGACGGCGACGGTTCGCTGAACAGCAACAGCGTCTCGGGGCGCGTGGGCGGCCGCACCCAGCATTTCTATGCCCAGCTCAGCGGCGCGCGGAACGAGCGCACCCACTGGGCCCTGCCCGACGGCTACAGGCCCACGACACTGGAGAACGGCGGCTATCGCGACCATTCCGACAGCGAGGACTGGCGGGTCAACGCCAAGGTCGGCTTCACCCCGCGCGAGGGCGACGACTATTCGCTGACCTTCACGCGCCAGGAGGGCGGCAAGAACGCGCCGTTCCACGTCACCGACACGGCCAGCACCCGCTACTGGACCTGGCCCTATTGGAACATCGACAGCCTAGCCCTGCTGACCCGCACCCAGATCGCCGAGCACGCCTATCTGAAGACCCGCTTCTACCGGAACACCTTCGAGAACGGCCTGTTCTCGTGGGACAACGCCCGCCAGAACACCCAGACCCTGGGACGGGCGTTCCGATCCTACTACGATGACGTGGCCTATGGCGGGAACGTCGAGCTGGGCGTCCAGCTGACCCCGAGCAACACCCTGAAGGCGGCCGCCTTCTATCGCCGCGATGAGCACGTCGAGTGGCAGACCAGCTACGCGCCGGCCCTGACCGAGCCCCGGCAGACCACGACCGAGGCGACCACCTCGATCGCCCTGGAGGACACCCAGAGCTTCGGCCAGGACGTCGACCTGGTGGTGGGCGTCTCGCGCGACCATCGCGACCTGTCGATGGCCCAGGACTTCAACGCCAACGCCTTCGTCTTCTATCCGCTGACCAGCGACAGCGTCTGGAACGGCCAGGCGGCCCTGGTCTGGCGACCGACCGACACCGCCCAGCTGCACGCCAGCGTCTCGTCGCGGGCGCGCTTCCCGACCCTGTTCGAGCGCTTCAGCTCGCGGTTCGGCACGGCGATCCCGAACCCCACGGTGGGGCCCGAGCGGGCGGTGAACTACGAGTTGGGCGCGCGGGGCGACATCACGCCGTTCGTCACGGTCGAGGGGGCGGTGTTCTACAGCGACGTCCGCGACGCCCTGATCGCCATCCCGGTGGCCCTCGGCGCGCCGTTCGGCACAGTCAGCCAGACCCGCAATGTCGGCGATGGCGAGTACTACGGCGCCGAGGCCTCGGTGACGGCGCGGGTCTCGCCGAACCTGACCCTGGGCGGCAACTACACCTGGCTGCACCGCGACTTCACCGACCCGACCAACGCCGCGTTCCGGCCGCTGAACGCGCCCAGCCACAAGCTGTTCGCCTATGCCGACTGGACGGCGGGCTGCCTGACCCTGACGCCCAATATCGAGGCCGCCTCCAAGCGCTGGACCGTGACGTCGAGCAGCCTGATCACCCCGGCCCGCTATTACCGCACGGGCGCCTATGTGCTGGTCGGGCTGACGGCTCGGGTGGCGGTGACCGACAAGATCGACGTGCTGGTCGGGGCCAGGAATCTGCTCGACCAGAAGTACCAGCTGGTCGACGGCTTCCCAGAGGAAGGCCGCAACTTCCGCGCCGACCTGCGGGTCAAGTTCTAG
- a CDS encoding homogentisate 1,2-dioxygenase, with the protein MRLSVLAALAVLATPFAAFAQMAPAMPAPACAAMDKDLPAELAGWTDKVPLAAATSVAGLSKAALAPGRAYLATLAPTPEVAYATQPEKPGGTVSKGGLFSLTIDKPGAYVIALGTGAWIDVLKDGAAARSTAHGRGPACTTLRKMVTFDLMPGAYVVQISANAETSLPIMVAAKP; encoded by the coding sequence ATGCGCCTGTCCGTTCTCGCCGCCCTCGCCGTACTGGCGACGCCGTTCGCCGCCTTCGCCCAGATGGCGCCCGCGATGCCGGCGCCGGCCTGCGCCGCCATGGACAAGGACCTGCCCGCCGAGCTGGCGGGGTGGACCGACAAGGTCCCGCTGGCCGCCGCGACCTCGGTCGCGGGCCTGTCGAAAGCAGCCCTGGCGCCGGGCCGGGCCTATCTGGCGACCCTGGCCCCGACGCCCGAGGTCGCCTATGCGACGCAGCCCGAGAAGCCGGGCGGCACGGTCAGCAAGGGCGGTCTCTTCTCGCTGACGATCGACAAGCCTGGCGCCTATGTGATCGCGCTGGGGACGGGCGCCTGGATCGACGTGCTCAAGGACGGGGCGGCCGCGCGATCGACCGCCCACGGGCGCGGTCCGGCCTGCACGACCCTGCGCAAGATGGTGACCTTCGACCTGATGCCCGGCGCCTATGTCGTGCAGATCTCGGCCAACGCCGAGACCAGCCTGCCGATCATGGTCGCGGCCAAGCCCTGA
- a CDS encoding cytochrome-c peroxidase produces MRFAAVGKVLGLIGAACLAIAFTPGLAQRPASDVRVELGRRLFYDADLSIDGTMACATCHEQHHGFSDGNATHPGVHGDPGRRNVQTLANVGTFASLTWGDPRVTRLEDQALIPIAGTSPVEMGFHGQEAVLEARIGGQACYRKLFAAAFPGEAVSMTTITKALAAFQRTLVSRDAPYDRRARGQAVETSIEAIRGETLFFGEAGCARCHAAPDFTDAPRPSSIASTGPSRAIRGWARSPARPRTGASSARRRCATWRSARRICTTARRGPSRARSGDTARR; encoded by the coding sequence ATGCGGTTCGCGGCGGTCGGCAAGGTGCTGGGGCTGATCGGCGCCGCCTGTCTGGCGATCGCCTTCACGCCCGGCCTGGCCCAGCGCCCCGCCTCGGACGTGCGGGTCGAGCTGGGGCGGCGGCTGTTCTACGACGCCGACCTGTCGATCGACGGGACCATGGCCTGCGCCACCTGCCATGAGCAGCATCACGGCTTTTCCGACGGCAACGCGACCCATCCGGGCGTGCACGGCGATCCCGGTCGACGCAACGTCCAGACCTTGGCCAATGTCGGAACCTTCGCCAGCCTGACCTGGGGCGATCCGCGCGTGACGCGGCTGGAGGACCAGGCCCTGATCCCGATCGCCGGGACCAGCCCGGTCGAGATGGGCTTCCATGGCCAGGAGGCGGTGCTGGAGGCCCGCATCGGCGGTCAGGCCTGCTATCGCAAGCTGTTCGCCGCCGCCTTCCCGGGCGAGGCGGTCAGCATGACGACGATCACCAAGGCCCTGGCCGCGTTCCAGCGGACCCTGGTCTCGCGAGACGCTCCTTATGACCGCAGGGCGCGAGGGCAGGCGGTGGAGACGTCGATCGAGGCGATACGCGGCGAGACGCTGTTCTTCGGCGAGGCCGGCTGCGCCCGCTGCCACGCGGCGCCGGACTTCACCGACGCCCCCAGGCCGTCTTCCATCGCATCGACCGGCCCTTCACGGGCGATCAGGGGCTGGGCGAGATCACCGGCAAGGCCGAGGACAGGGGCAAGTTCCGCACGCCGTCGCTGCGCAACGTGGCGCTCAGCGCGCCGTATCTGCACGACGGCTCGGCGCGGACCCTCACGGGCGCGATCCGGCGACACCGCGCGGCGATGA
- a CDS encoding DUF427 domain-containing protein, with product MKIPDESHPITITRAPNTVRVLFEGHEIADSDDVLVLKEASYPPVFYFPRGDVQMDFLRRTDKVTHCPYKGDAAYFTLYRDRQIIENAVWSYETPYDAVDQIAGRVAFYPEHVEFELGDRTAGRTEATDVDEVVRHTDSGAGTSQAEHWKPNVEMPDPNRVEHDLDQPYKGVGAI from the coding sequence ATGAAGATCCCCGACGAGAGCCATCCAATCACCATCACCCGCGCGCCGAACACCGTGCGCGTGCTGTTCGAGGGTCACGAGATCGCCGACAGCGACGACGTGCTGGTCCTGAAGGAGGCCAGTTATCCGCCCGTGTTCTACTTCCCGCGCGGCGACGTGCAGATGGACTTCCTGCGCCGGACCGACAAGGTCACCCACTGCCCCTACAAGGGCGACGCGGCCTATTTCACCCTCTATCGCGACCGCCAGATCATCGAGAACGCGGTCTGGTCGTACGAGACCCCCTACGACGCCGTCGACCAGATCGCCGGGCGGGTCGCCTTCTATCCCGAGCACGTCGAGTTCGAGCTGGGCGACCGCACGGCGGGCCGGACCGAGGCGACCGATGTCGACGAGGTGGTCCGCCACACCGACAGCGGCGCGGGGACCAGCCAGGCCGAACACTGGAAGCCGAATGTGGAGATGCCCGACCCCAACCGGGTCGAGCATGACCTGGATCAACCCTACAAGGGCGTAGGCGCGATATAG
- a CDS encoding peptide MFS transporter, with translation MNIVIAAGILVTLVTGIPVVIQLLKGHPRGLIICFLAEMWERFSYYGMRGLLIFYLTQHFLFDPKVASGHYGAYTSLVYIVPLLGGFLADRYLGTRKAVAFGAILLVAGHLAMAVEGKPAVQTLTYAGQTYTFQADGRGDERVAKMIVAGKPYDVTATEKGDFAIKDLPADAGLPAVLLKGQYKLDVTGRDPLYLNIFWLALSLIIVGVGFMKSNVAALVGQLYPQGDPRRDPGFTLYYYGINLGSFWAAILCGILGVNIGWWAGFGAAGLGMLAGFVIFVLGKPWLLGKGEPPEGANLKEKVAGPITRELVIYGVSILAVIAVFLVVQRTPVVNVTLLAGMFGSLGYILWFAFAKCQKVERERLLLATVLVLGAVVFWTLFEQAGSSLNLFAATNVDLKLLSKPVEWFGGSVVLGAPSQLAAAGISTAGKFWVNTDFNAAQTQAINAGWILIFAPVFAALWTLLTARGVNPNPMIKFGLSLIQVGAGFLILLVGANFADGAFRMPLVFLVLMYMLHTGGEMCMSPVGLSQMTKLSPLHMVSFVMAVWYMALAMANLFGSWIAAIASTETIGGQVLDPGAAMAQSLLVFKVIGLAAIGLGVVFLALSPVLKKWSHGADETDPLPIADPTVQGQA, from the coding sequence ATGAACATCGTTATCGCCGCGGGCATCCTGGTCACGCTCGTGACCGGCATCCCCGTCGTCATCCAGTTGCTGAAGGGCCATCCGCGCGGCCTGATCATCTGCTTCCTGGCCGAGATGTGGGAGCGCTTCTCCTACTACGGCATGCGGGGTCTGCTGATCTTCTACCTGACCCAGCACTTCCTGTTCGATCCGAAGGTCGCCAGCGGCCACTACGGCGCCTACACCTCGCTGGTCTACATCGTGCCGCTGCTGGGCGGCTTCCTGGCCGACCGCTACCTGGGAACCCGCAAGGCCGTGGCCTTCGGGGCCATCCTGCTGGTCGCCGGCCACCTGGCCATGGCGGTCGAGGGCAAGCCGGCCGTCCAGACCCTGACCTACGCCGGCCAGACTTATACGTTCCAGGCCGACGGGCGCGGTGACGAGCGGGTGGCCAAGATGATCGTGGCGGGCAAGCCCTACGACGTCACCGCCACCGAGAAAGGCGACTTCGCGATCAAGGACCTGCCGGCCGACGCCGGCCTGCCCGCCGTACTGCTCAAGGGCCAATACAAGCTGGACGTCACGGGCCGTGATCCGCTGTATCTGAACATCTTCTGGCTGGCCCTGTCGCTGATCATCGTCGGCGTCGGCTTCATGAAGTCGAACGTCGCGGCCCTGGTCGGTCAGCTCTATCCGCAGGGCGATCCGCGCCGGGATCCCGGCTTCACCCTCTACTACTACGGCATCAACCTGGGCTCGTTCTGGGCCGCCATCCTGTGCGGTATCCTGGGCGTCAACATCGGCTGGTGGGCCGGCTTCGGCGCGGCGGGCCTGGGAATGCTGGCCGGCTTCGTGATCTTCGTGCTGGGCAAGCCGTGGCTGCTCGGCAAGGGCGAGCCGCCCGAGGGCGCGAACCTGAAGGAGAAGGTCGCCGGCCCGATCACCCGCGAACTGGTCATCTACGGGGTCTCGATCCTGGCCGTGATCGCGGTGTTCCTGGTCGTGCAGCGCACGCCCGTGGTCAACGTCACCCTGCTGGCCGGGATGTTCGGCTCGCTGGGCTACATCCTGTGGTTCGCCTTCGCCAAGTGCCAGAAGGTCGAGCGCGAACGCCTGCTGCTGGCCACGGTGCTGGTGTTGGGCGCGGTGGTGTTCTGGACCCTGTTCGAACAGGCCGGCTCGTCGCTGAACCTGTTCGCGGCGACCAATGTCGATCTGAAGCTGCTGTCCAAGCCGGTCGAATGGTTCGGCGGCTCGGTGGTGCTGGGCGCGCCCAGCCAGCTGGCGGCCGCCGGGATCTCGACGGCGGGCAAGTTCTGGGTCAACACCGACTTCAACGCCGCCCAGACCCAGGCGATCAACGCCGGCTGGATCCTGATCTTCGCCCCGGTCTTCGCCGCCCTGTGGACGTTGCTGACGGCGCGTGGGGTGAATCCCAACCCGATGATCAAGTTCGGCCTGTCGCTGATCCAGGTGGGAGCCGGCTTCCTGATCCTGCTGGTCGGGGCCAATTTCGCCGACGGCGCCTTCCGCATGCCGCTGGTGTTCCTGGTGCTGATGTACATGCTGCACACGGGCGGCGAGATGTGCATGTCGCCGGTCGGGCTGTCGCAGATGACCAAGCTGTCGCCACTGCACATGGTCTCGTTCGTGATGGCCGTCTGGTACATGGCGCTGGCCATGGCCAATCTGTTCGGCAGCTGGATCGCGGCCATCGCCTCCACCGAGACCATCGGCGGCCAGGTGCTGGATCCCGGCGCGGCCATGGCCCAGTCGCTGCTGGTCTTCAAGGTCATCGGCCTGGCCGCCATCGGCCTGGGCGTGGTGTTCCTGGCGCTCTCGCCGGTGCTCAAGAAGTGGTCGCACGGCGCCGACGAGACCGACCCGCTGCCGATCGCGGATCCGACCGTTCAAGGTCAGGCCTAG
- a CDS encoding TonB-dependent receptor plug domain-containing protein: MLASVLLLAWASLAPLEESQAVATASSTPAPTPAANAQDTDPTQPGVIPYAPAFFAAAQPSTALDMITRLPGFTLDQGDSARGFAGTAGNVLINGERPTTKSEPLEDMLRRIAAPTVERIDLIRGGAPGIDMQGRTVMANIVLKRTVQVQKVVNLQTYVYPDGFLGPVLELEGSRREGDNALEGSLKATRDRTDNTYDGGVRLRTNGDGVPVTKDALKGYDVFQNYILRGAVQRPLLDGKTRVNAKLEYFSFDRDVTATRVFPAPGRELHGETVEDWAGEFGARYDARLSPRTDLQLVLLQNLERETYGSTFQTPSLFVDYTARTDTGESILRSELKHRRSDGLSFEAGLEGAYNVLDGDTRYFENGVAIPLPAAQVKVEELRGELSGKAIWRANPKLNIEAGARLEVSRISQSGDTDLAKSFFYPKPRVLATWSPTATDQLRFRVEREVGQLDFGDFVSSAGTETGTVDAGNPDLVPERKWVMETAWEKRFWGGGALVVSWRHAELKDVVDVIPINTVFEAPGNIGDGKSDVYQANLTLPTDKLGVSGGQLKARFSWAQSQVRDPVTHAKRRISGQTPFTCNVNFTRDMPGGRWSWGVITNCQNEERYYRIGEVRTFTFEQWLEGFVEWRPRRDLTIRTELANWTSRHKTRTRVIYAGSRASGVVAQVERRELPFEPYLFVKVRKSFG, from the coding sequence ATGCTGGCGAGCGTGTTGTTGTTGGCCTGGGCGAGCCTGGCCCCGCTGGAGGAAAGCCAGGCCGTCGCCACGGCCTCGTCCACGCCCGCGCCGACACCGGCCGCCAACGCCCAGGACACCGACCCGACCCAGCCCGGCGTTATTCCCTATGCGCCGGCGTTCTTCGCCGCCGCTCAGCCCAGCACGGCGCTGGACATGATCACTCGCCTGCCCGGCTTCACCCTGGACCAGGGCGACAGCGCGCGCGGCTTCGCCGGGACGGCCGGCAACGTGCTGATCAACGGTGAGCGCCCGACCACCAAGAGCGAACCCCTCGAGGACATGCTGCGTCGGATCGCGGCGCCGACGGTCGAGCGCATCGACCTGATCCGCGGCGGCGCACCGGGCATCGACATGCAGGGCCGTACGGTGATGGCCAATATCGTGCTCAAGCGCACGGTGCAGGTCCAGAAGGTCGTGAACCTCCAGACCTATGTCTATCCGGACGGCTTCCTGGGCCCGGTCCTCGAGCTGGAGGGCTCGCGCCGCGAGGGCGACAACGCCCTGGAAGGCTCGCTGAAGGCCACGCGAGACCGCACCGACAACACCTATGACGGCGGCGTACGCCTGCGGACGAACGGCGATGGCGTCCCGGTCACCAAGGACGCCCTGAAGGGGTACGACGTCTTCCAGAACTATATTCTGCGCGGCGCGGTCCAGCGGCCGCTGCTGGACGGCAAGACGCGGGTGAACGCCAAGCTGGAATATTTCAGCTTCGATCGCGACGTCACCGCGACGCGCGTCTTCCCCGCTCCGGGCCGCGAGCTGCACGGCGAGACCGTGGAGGACTGGGCCGGCGAGTTCGGGGCCCGCTACGACGCGCGTCTGTCGCCGCGCACCGACCTGCAGCTGGTGCTGCTGCAGAACCTGGAGCGCGAGACCTATGGCTCGACCTTCCAGACCCCGAGCCTGTTCGTCGACTACACCGCCAGAACCGACACCGGCGAGAGCATCCTGCGGTCCGAACTGAAACACCGACGCAGCGACGGCCTGTCGTTCGAAGCCGGGCTGGAAGGCGCCTACAACGTCCTGGACGGCGACACGCGGTATTTCGAGAATGGCGTCGCCATTCCGCTGCCGGCCGCCCAGGTCAAGGTCGAGGAGCTGCGCGGCGAACTGTCGGGCAAGGCGATCTGGCGGGCCAACCCGAAACTGAACATCGAGGCTGGCGCGCGGCTGGAGGTCTCGCGCATCAGCCAGAGCGGCGACACGGACCTGGCCAAGTCGTTCTTCTATCCCAAGCCCCGAGTGCTGGCGACGTGGTCGCCGACCGCCACCGACCAGCTCCGCTTTCGTGTGGAGCGCGAGGTCGGCCAGCTGGACTTCGGCGACTTCGTCTCGTCGGCCGGCACCGAGACCGGCACGGTCGACGCCGGCAATCCCGACCTGGTGCCCGAGCGCAAATGGGTGATGGAGACGGCCTGGGAGAAGCGCTTCTGGGGCGGCGGCGCCCTGGTGGTCAGCTGGCGCCACGCCGAGCTGAAGGACGTGGTCGACGTCATCCCGATCAACACGGTCTTCGAGGCGCCGGGCAATATCGGCGACGGCAAGAGCGACGTCTACCAGGCCAACCTGACCCTGCCGACCGACAAGCTGGGCGTCAGCGGCGGACAGCTGAAGGCGCGCTTCTCGTGGGCGCAGAGCCAGGTGCGCGACCCCGTCACCCACGCCAAGCGGCGGATCTCGGGCCAGACGCCGTTCACCTGCAACGTCAACTTCACCCGCGACATGCCCGGCGGCCGGTGGAGCTGGGGCGTCATCACCAACTGCCAGAACGAAGAGCGCTATTACCGTATCGGCGAGGTGCGGACCTTCACGTTCGAGCAGTGGCTGGAAGGCTTCGTCGAGTGGCGGCCGCGCAGGGACCTGACCATCCGCACCGAGCTGGCCAACTGGACCAGCCGCCACAAGACCCGCACGCGGGTGATTTACGCCGGCAGCCGGGCCTCGGGGGTCGTCGCCCAGGTCGAGCGGCGCGAACTGCCGTTCGAGCCGTACCTGTTCGTCAAGGTGCGCAAGAGTTTCGGGTAG